DNA from Desulfitobacterium chlororespirans DSM 11544:
GTCAAGTCAAGTAATGTTCCGTTTTCGTCGAAGATCGTCAGTGTGGTCGGCAGGTTTAGCAAGGGTAAAAGTGCGCTGAAATACATCTTTGTTAAGTCAATAAACTTTCTCTTATCGCGCAATAAGGCATTCAATTCCATGGATCTGCGCATATAAGTAAGCTCCTCCATGTAGGGATCAACTTTCATTCCTTTACATCGCTGCCAGGAAGCGGCTACCTCCGGCTCTAATAAACTCGATAAAGTCGTGTTCAGATTTTTTTTGGCAAATGAATCTTTAAAAAGGCTGATGGCTCTTAAGTTATCCAAATCTACCTTAGGTGTGGTGAGAACGCCTTGATCATTGTTAAAGGAAAGTACCATTCTTCTCAAACACCTCCAATAAGCTTCCAGGTGCACTCCCCTATTTTAAATATTGGGTTATGCAATAGTGTACATTTTTATTATACCCCTAATACTAAAGGGTTACCATCCAGTTAATTTCATGATTGAAAATTTTACGCTTAACGGGCCACCCAAAAATAGGCGACCCGTTTATTAATTTGTATTTATTCTTTAGTTGACTCATTGCTTTCCTTTTGGGTTAGATTTGCCTTGCATTTTAAGCAGGTTTTCGCCGTGGCAGGGTTTACTGCACCACATTCGGGACATTTAACCGGTTTTCCGGCTGTAGGTGGACGAAAGCACATAATGAATTACCCCCTAATATGAATATATGATAAGTTTAAGCTGCTTATTTTGCACCCATGCTTTTGCTTGTGGGGCCTTTCGTAACGGCTACGCGCACGGCCCCTGACACTATACCAATACTAGTTAAAATCATTAAAAGGCCAAGTATTATCGCGATTGGCATGGGATTACCGCCAAGAAATGCCATAAACGAACCGCCAATCGCATTGCCGGCACCGATACACATAAGTGCTAACCCGGCACCGCCCCAGCTGCCGAGTGCATCCATCATGCCATAGGGTGTGAGCAGCGCACCTAAGGCTATGCCTAAAACAAGGATTCGTGGCGGATCGAGTTTGGTAAACATCATGAAGATCTGAAACAAAGCACAGAGGATCCCGCCCAGTAGAAAAGCATTAATGTACATCATCATGACCGACCTCCTATACAGTGTAAAAGGCGATGGCACCAATTAACATAGACAAGATCGTTCCCAGGCCTAACACAAACAAAACCAGATTAAGAGCCGACTTAGTTGCAGCACCCGAGGATCCGGTCTCCATCTTGGTACCTGTGAAAACGCCTGCAACCGCAGCTACCAGTCCGCAAAGGGGAAGAATTGCTCCGAAATAGCC
Protein-coding regions in this window:
- a CDS encoding SpoVA/SpoVAEb family sporulation membrane protein, with the protein product MMMYINAFLLGGILCALFQIFMMFTKLDPPRILVLGIALGALLTPYGMMDALGSWGGAGLALMCIGAGNAIGGSFMAFLGGNPMPIAIILGLLMILTSIGIVSGAVRVAVTKGPTSKSMGAK
- a CDS encoding SpoVA/SpoVAEb family sporulation membrane protein, yielding MFKQIISSFIVGGLLAVLTQGYMNFSAGVLGAQSPLVVPMTLLLIGLTGGVLFIVGIYEKIEKLGYFGAILPLCGLVAAVAGVFTGTKMETGSSGAATKSALNLVLFVLGLGTILSMLIGAIAFYTV